A genomic window from Streptomyces sp. WMMC940 includes:
- a CDS encoding amidohydrolase family protein: protein MLITARRVLVGPGTYLDDGAVLVEGDSITAVGPRAQIASRVGSDDTHLAFAEGTVVPGLIDAHVHLVFDGGADPVVTLHDSSDETLLKGMRRRAEQLLSSGVTTARDLGDRNGLTLQLDAEIASGSTTGPRIVSAGTPATPPGGHCHFLGGEVTGEAEVRDLVRRNVEAGATVIKAMVTGGGLTKGGPKSWQSQFSPEELQALVDEAHQAGLPVAAHAHGTDGITAAVEAGVDTIEHCTWMTSDGFDLRQDVLKQIIDRGIAVCPAVSPHWQMLPRFFGEERAAAMFDLVRQMAEAGAKLIAGTDAGVQRTGFDGLVPALSFYAHLGLPNGRILDMATADAADALGLGGTTGRIAPGFRADLLVVDGDPLEDLSALKAVRAVVAEGRLREPGKTPEHE, encoded by the coding sequence CACCGCCCGCCGAGTCCTCGTGGGCCCCGGAACGTATCTGGACGATGGTGCGGTCCTCGTCGAGGGGGACTCGATCACGGCGGTGGGGCCGCGCGCGCAGATCGCGTCGCGGGTCGGTTCGGACGACACGCACCTCGCGTTCGCCGAGGGCACGGTGGTGCCCGGTCTCATCGACGCCCACGTGCACCTGGTGTTCGACGGCGGCGCGGACCCGGTGGTCACGCTCCACGATTCGAGCGACGAGACCCTGCTGAAGGGCATGCGCCGCCGCGCGGAACAGCTTCTCTCCAGCGGCGTGACGACGGCGCGTGACCTGGGAGACCGCAACGGCCTCACCCTCCAGCTGGACGCGGAGATCGCCAGCGGCAGCACTACCGGTCCCCGGATCGTCTCCGCCGGCACACCCGCGACCCCGCCTGGAGGCCACTGCCACTTCCTCGGCGGTGAGGTCACCGGGGAAGCCGAGGTCCGCGACCTCGTACGGCGCAACGTGGAGGCGGGCGCCACCGTGATCAAGGCGATGGTGACCGGAGGCGGTCTGACCAAGGGCGGGCCGAAGAGCTGGCAGAGCCAGTTCTCCCCGGAAGAGCTCCAGGCTCTGGTGGACGAGGCCCACCAGGCCGGCCTGCCGGTGGCCGCCCACGCGCACGGTACGGACGGCATCACCGCGGCCGTCGAGGCCGGGGTGGACACGATCGAGCACTGTACGTGGATGACGAGCGACGGCTTCGACCTGCGGCAGGACGTCCTGAAGCAGATCATCGATCGGGGCATCGCGGTCTGCCCGGCTGTGAGTCCCCACTGGCAGATGCTCCCTCGCTTCTTCGGCGAGGAGCGGGCAGCGGCCATGTTCGACCTCGTACGGCAGATGGCGGAGGCCGGAGCCAAGCTCATCGCGGGAACCGACGCGGGAGTCCAGCGCACAGGGTTCGACGGACTGGTGCCCGCCCTGTCGTTCTACGCGCACCTCGGGCTGCCGAACGGCAGGATCCTCGACATGGCGACTGCCGACGCGGCCGATGCGCTCGGACTGGGCGGGACGACAGGTCGGATCGCTCCGGGGTTCCGCGCGGACCTGCTGGTGGTTGACGGGGACCCCCTCGAAGACCTCAGTGCCCTGAAGGCGGTCCGGGCAGTCGTCGCCGAGGGGCGTCTGCGCGAGCCGGGCAAGACGCCGGAGCATGAGTAG
- a CDS encoding helix-turn-helix transcriptional regulator, with protein sequence MPARHFDRGRLRAVRRAAEIYQVAVGEALGVSDSAVAGWETGAQTPDPEKLPALARALGRDVDDLFPRSGPPDLTDLRCDAGYYQYETAELIGTKSAGPVAAAERGERRLKDKYVPALAAAYGVSPEELRRAEARSIAKAQGVQVDEPAPSGTGSASALGTPPESLAQKITLLLNSSYPGPQGPPSNAEMASAVNAHAGAQIITEEGFRDLRTGVTSTASPAVLDALSAVVGVSRMYFEPDAAVAAQVYEGLQLLAAAKKGAVGRVRARGLGSQGLSPKAMALVNELVAELEEKEADAGE encoded by the coding sequence ATGCCTGCTCGTCACTTCGATCGAGGTCGACTGCGCGCGGTACGGCGAGCCGCCGAGATCTACCAGGTTGCCGTTGGTGAGGCGCTGGGAGTGTCCGACTCGGCGGTCGCCGGCTGGGAGACCGGCGCGCAGACTCCCGATCCGGAGAAACTGCCCGCGCTGGCGCGCGCGCTTGGACGGGACGTAGACGACCTGTTCCCGCGGTCTGGGCCGCCCGATCTGACTGACCTGCGCTGCGATGCCGGCTACTACCAGTACGAGACGGCTGAGCTGATCGGAACCAAGAGCGCGGGACCAGTAGCGGCGGCCGAACGCGGAGAGCGACGCCTCAAGGACAAGTACGTCCCGGCCTTGGCGGCGGCGTACGGGGTCAGCCCGGAGGAGCTGCGGCGAGCGGAAGCCCGGTCGATCGCCAAGGCGCAGGGTGTGCAGGTTGACGAACCCGCGCCGTCGGGAACCGGGAGCGCCTCGGCCCTCGGCACCCCTCCCGAATCGCTGGCCCAGAAGATCACCTTGCTCCTCAACAGCTCGTATCCCGGCCCCCAAGGACCACCCTCGAATGCGGAGATGGCGAGCGCGGTGAACGCTCACGCCGGAGCGCAGATCATCACCGAGGAGGGCTTCCGCGATCTCCGTACAGGCGTCACCAGTACCGCGTCGCCAGCGGTTCTGGACGCGCTCTCAGCCGTCGTCGGCGTCTCGCGGATGTACTTCGAGCCAGACGCCGCCGTGGCTGCTCAGGTCTATGAGGGTCTTCAACTCCTCGCAGCCGCGAAAAAGGGGGCCGTGGGCCGGGTGAGGGCTCGTGGGCTGGGCTCTCAGGGGCTGTCACCGAAGGCGATGGCGCTGGTCAACGAGTTGGTGGCGGAGCTTGAGGAGAAGGAAGCGGACGCCGGCGAGTAA
- a CDS encoding ATP-binding protein yields the protein MRDYDAQPVGGIARRLAHILTSRGIDPNSKLTDAVEPVPALQAAQARIPARYRAAVADHPAVAAWVREVAERGRPGPEGAPGLAEGRSLLIVGTTGTGKTYQAYGAVRSLLIAGVRLRWKAITAADLYAELRPRPGHDGERELMDLARCPLLIIDDLGAAKNSEWTEEITMRLINRRYNAMLPTLVTTNLGMADLRAHIGDRVASRLTEMTDRVILDGPDRRRALAAERRALAAASA from the coding sequence ATGCGCGACTACGACGCCCAGCCCGTCGGGGGCATCGCCCGCCGACTGGCGCACATCCTCACCTCCCGGGGCATCGACCCGAACAGCAAGCTCACGGACGCGGTCGAGCCCGTCCCCGCCCTCCAGGCGGCGCAGGCCCGCATCCCGGCCCGGTACCGAGCCGCAGTCGCCGACCACCCGGCCGTCGCTGCCTGGGTCCGCGAGGTCGCCGAGCGGGGACGCCCCGGGCCCGAAGGCGCCCCGGGACTCGCCGAGGGCCGCTCGCTGCTGATCGTCGGCACCACGGGGACCGGTAAGACGTACCAGGCGTACGGGGCGGTCCGCTCACTCCTGATCGCCGGGGTCCGGCTGCGCTGGAAGGCGATCACGGCCGCCGACCTGTACGCCGAGCTGCGGCCCCGCCCGGGACACGACGGCGAGCGCGAGCTGATGGACCTGGCCCGCTGCCCGCTGCTGATCATCGACGACCTCGGAGCGGCGAAGAACAGCGAGTGGACCGAGGAGATCACGATGCGGCTCATCAACCGCCGCTACAACGCGATGCTCCCGACGCTGGTCACCACCAACCTCGGCATGGCCGACCTGCGGGCCCACATCGGCGACCGCGTCGCCTCCCGTCTCACCGAGATGACCGACCGGGTCATCCTCGACGGCCCCGACCGCAGACGAGCCCTCGCGGCCGAGCGACGCGCTCTCGCCGCCGCCAGCGCCTGA
- a CDS encoding WhiB family transcriptional regulator — MHRTDTAQPRALGDHTWRDRAACRSTPHHRVDPELFFPEPDEVDRIAAAKALCAQCPVRSTCLDAALENGDRDGIRGGMTEEEREALHSKLGGRLSYSRVNEALAGRDIHLTRAERKAVVRAAYQADIPAEQLARMLKVTEAHAGKLYRRTRREIRNRAVDQQKKANEAAKTPDNAHHVLKNPAAKLPDRDDLGTAA; from the coding sequence ATGCATCGCACTGACACCGCGCAGCCCCGAGCCCTCGGCGACCACACCTGGCGCGACCGGGCCGCCTGCCGCTCGACCCCGCACCACCGGGTCGACCCCGAACTCTTCTTCCCCGAGCCCGACGAGGTAGACCGCATCGCCGCCGCCAAGGCCCTGTGCGCGCAGTGCCCGGTCCGCAGCACCTGCCTCGACGCCGCCCTCGAGAACGGCGACCGCGACGGCATCCGGGGCGGCATGACCGAAGAGGAGCGAGAGGCCCTGCACAGCAAGTTGGGGGGCCGTCTCAGCTACTCCCGTGTCAACGAAGCCCTGGCCGGCCGCGACATCCACCTCACCAGGGCCGAGCGCAAGGCAGTCGTCCGCGCCGCCTACCAGGCCGACATCCCCGCCGAGCAGCTCGCCCGGATGCTCAAGGTCACCGAGGCACACGCCGGGAAGCTCTACCGCCGCACCCGCCGCGAGATCCGCAACCGCGCCGTCGACCAGCAGAAGAAGGCGAACGAGGCAGCGAAGACACCCGACAACGCCCACCATGTCCTGAAGAATCCTGCCGCCAAACTCCCGGACCGCGACGACCTCGGGACGGCGGCGTGA
- a CDS encoding DUF2637 domain-containing protein: MNHLAPVPARINGWDRAAVVALGGAGCALSYDALQQMATAIHVRGLLTFVFPLVIDGFIAYGVRALLVLRTAPLAARCYVWTLFGTATAASIWANALHAVRLNQQRHDGAGLRLGDVTVGVLSTLAPLALAGAVHLYILIARRATEADLSGHQETSGVRTERVTGDRPDTHLGWGVRGTAQVVSGHPAELPGPDTGRPAVTQRPETSETTPDTVSGAREKPVEPEPEHGDRDADQGGHPAPRPRPVTHPADPAKRPDPTSGPSPKAGPTDPPDAEPRKSAPVTDEQLLAIARPAVTEAGDLTRKVVADAIRGHGHGLGNDRLTVLMQHLRKEADKAPDTRTG, translated from the coding sequence GTGAACCACCTCGCGCCCGTACCGGCGCGGATCAACGGCTGGGACCGGGCCGCCGTCGTCGCCCTCGGAGGCGCGGGATGCGCGCTCTCGTACGACGCCCTGCAGCAGATGGCCACCGCCATCCACGTCCGAGGACTCCTGACCTTCGTCTTCCCCCTGGTCATCGACGGATTCATCGCCTACGGAGTGCGAGCCCTCCTGGTCCTGCGCACCGCCCCGCTCGCGGCCCGATGCTACGTGTGGACGCTGTTCGGAACGGCGACCGCCGCGAGTATCTGGGCCAACGCCCTGCACGCCGTGCGTCTCAACCAGCAGCGGCACGACGGTGCGGGCCTCCGGCTCGGCGACGTCACCGTCGGTGTCCTGTCCACCCTGGCCCCGCTCGCCTTGGCCGGTGCCGTCCACCTGTACATCCTGATCGCCCGGCGGGCCACCGAGGCCGACCTGTCCGGACACCAGGAGACTTCCGGTGTCCGGACGGAGCGGGTCACCGGTGACCGTCCGGATACCCACCTCGGCTGGGGCGTACGAGGTACAGCCCAGGTCGTGTCCGGACACCCGGCCGAGTTGCCCGGCCCGGACACCGGCCGCCCGGCGGTCACCCAGCGGCCGGAGACCTCGGAGACCACCCCGGACACCGTGTCCGGAGCGCGGGAGAAGCCGGTCGAACCGGAGCCCGAGCACGGTGACCGCGACGCTGACCAGGGCGGACACCCCGCTCCCAGACCCCGCCCGGTCACCCACCCCGCCGATCCGGCCAAGCGTCCGGACCCTACTTCGGGCCCGTCCCCGAAGGCCGGGCCCACCGACCCTCCGGACGCCGAACCCCGCAAGTCGGCCCCGGTCACCGACGAACAACTCCTCGCGATCGCCCGACCGGCGGTCACCGAGGCTGGCGACCTGACCCGCAAGGTCGTCGCGGACGCCATCCGCGGTCACGGACACGGTCTCGGCAATGACCGGTTGACCGTCCTGATGCAGCACCTCCGCAAGGAAGCGGACAAGGCTCCGGACACCCGGACCGGCTGA
- a CDS encoding plasmid mobilization protein: MGGEADDRAPREQQSQGQPAFPDRKPRRRTRNPSQRTHKTTTRLSDTEKTEITAAARQRAVTVARFLAAAGLAVARGSTTVHTNEQLDAAIDELAALRTAISRVGNNINQIAFVYNAGGQPLPGELDRALTTVNRVLTRVDDAADTLVKKRL, from the coding sequence GTGGGAGGAGAAGCAGACGACCGCGCCCCGCGCGAGCAGCAGAGCCAGGGCCAACCCGCGTTCCCCGACCGTAAGCCGCGCCGACGCACCCGCAACCCGAGCCAGCGCACCCACAAGACGACCACCCGCCTGTCCGACACCGAGAAGACCGAGATCACCGCCGCTGCCAGGCAGCGCGCCGTCACCGTCGCCCGTTTCCTCGCCGCCGCCGGCCTCGCCGTCGCCCGCGGTTCGACCACCGTGCACACCAACGAACAGCTCGACGCCGCCATCGACGAGCTGGCCGCCCTGCGCACCGCCATCTCCCGTGTCGGCAACAACATCAACCAGATCGCCTTCGTCTACAACGCCGGAGGACAGCCCCTCCCCGGCGAACTCGACCGCGCCCTGACGACCGTGAACCGCGTCCTGACCCGCGTGGACGACGCGGCCGACACCCTGGTGAAGAAGCGCCTCTGA
- a CDS encoding relaxase/mobilization nuclease domain-containing protein, producing the protein MVPKIRRGSRTHGLLVYLYGPGKRDEHTAPHLVGSWDGFAPDPGRDTSPDPDPKVTLARLAAALDLRVKQAGDKAPAQHVWHCSVRTDPGDRTLTDDEWNTVARRLVHAVNLAPEGDPDGCRWVAVRHADDHIHILATMVRGDLRRPRMNYDFKKAQAECRRIEQEMGLRRLKPGDGTGAKTPTSAERFKAERVGRPETPRETLREAVRQAVAGAASEAEFFTRLREAGLRVKLRHAPSGDVLGYTVALPGDRNRDREPVWFAGSTLAPDLSYPRIQRRLADGTPDEAPLPEADSGRSNWSPPARGRRNATGIAERAAVLLNSDDDEAAAQLVEVGELLDAVAQTSPAATRAELGAAARSFERATRSHVRAERADTRAIRSAARGIIQAGGALGRGEDGGTTAMLVSTLVLVALAAARWHSARGHAQQAEASRQAAEHLRAAYSQAAAAPMQALRDQGRALPEAQRRTYETTIRTALPENHTRPGTSTKNDALAATLAQAEQAGHDPKALLQEAIAMRELDTAEDINDVLVWRLRRLAQLPAYPGQAARRPQAGTGRAESAVNRTGVRTGPSAATRPAVPDPRSRPPRR; encoded by the coding sequence ATGGTCCCCAAGATCCGACGCGGCTCGCGCACCCACGGCCTGCTCGTCTACCTGTACGGCCCCGGCAAGCGCGACGAGCACACCGCCCCCCACCTCGTCGGCAGTTGGGACGGCTTCGCCCCCGACCCCGGCCGCGACACCAGCCCCGACCCCGACCCCAAGGTCACCCTCGCCCGGCTCGCCGCCGCCCTGGACCTGCGGGTCAAACAGGCTGGCGACAAGGCCCCGGCCCAGCACGTCTGGCACTGCTCGGTCCGCACCGACCCCGGAGACCGGACCCTGACCGACGACGAGTGGAACACCGTCGCCCGCCGCCTGGTCCACGCCGTCAACCTCGCCCCCGAGGGCGATCCCGACGGCTGCCGCTGGGTCGCGGTACGCCACGCCGACGACCACATCCACATCCTCGCCACCATGGTCCGAGGCGACCTGCGCCGCCCGAGGATGAACTACGATTTCAAGAAGGCCCAGGCCGAATGCCGTCGCATCGAACAGGAGATGGGCCTGCGTCGGCTCAAGCCCGGCGACGGAACCGGAGCCAAGACACCCACCAGTGCCGAGCGCTTCAAAGCGGAGCGGGTCGGTCGACCCGAGACACCGCGCGAGACGCTTCGCGAAGCCGTCCGCCAGGCCGTCGCCGGAGCCGCCAGCGAAGCCGAGTTCTTCACCCGCCTTCGCGAGGCGGGCCTGCGCGTAAAGCTCCGGCACGCCCCCTCCGGGGACGTCCTCGGCTACACGGTCGCACTGCCCGGCGACCGCAACCGCGACCGCGAGCCGGTCTGGTTCGCGGGCTCGACCCTGGCCCCCGACCTCTCCTATCCCAGGATCCAGCGCCGCCTCGCCGACGGAACCCCCGACGAGGCCCCGCTGCCGGAAGCAGACAGCGGCCGGTCGAACTGGTCGCCTCCCGCACGGGGGCGACGCAACGCGACCGGGATCGCCGAGCGAGCCGCAGTCCTCTTGAACAGCGACGACGACGAAGCCGCAGCCCAACTCGTCGAAGTCGGCGAACTCCTGGACGCCGTCGCCCAGACCTCCCCGGCCGCCACCCGCGCCGAACTCGGCGCCGCCGCCCGCTCCTTCGAACGCGCCACCCGCAGCCACGTCCGAGCCGAACGCGCCGACACCCGGGCGATCCGCTCGGCAGCCCGGGGCATCATCCAGGCCGGAGGCGCGCTCGGCCGAGGAGAAGACGGCGGCACCACCGCCATGCTCGTCTCCACCCTCGTCCTGGTGGCGCTGGCCGCAGCACGCTGGCACTCCGCACGCGGTCACGCCCAGCAGGCCGAAGCCTCCCGACAGGCCGCCGAGCACCTTCGCGCCGCCTACAGCCAGGCCGCCGCCGCACCCATGCAGGCCCTGCGCGACCAGGGCCGAGCCTTGCCCGAAGCCCAGCGCCGCACCTACGAGACCACCATCCGCACCGCCCTGCCCGAGAACCACACCCGACCCGGCACGAGCACGAAGAACGACGCCCTGGCCGCCACCCTCGCTCAGGCCGAGCAGGCAGGCCACGACCCGAAGGCCCTCCTGCAGGAGGCCATCGCCATGCGCGAACTCGACACGGCCGAGGACATCAACGACGTCTTGGTCTGGCGACTGCGTCGCCTTGCCCAGCTCCCCGCGTACCCGGGCCAAGCCGCTCGACGCCCGCAGGCCGGCACCGGCCGCGCCGAGTCTGCGGTCAACCGGACCGGCGTTCGGACCGGACCTTCGGCAGCGACTCGGCCCGCCGTACCGGACCCGCGCAGCCGCCCGCCACGCCGTTGA
- a CDS encoding ATP-binding protein codes for MVDRFGAELRSLYEAAGEPTLSRLVRLGLDQVPPLRISDSTLSAWLNAGHVPGPGTKERYFLVLVAYLNRLAAKSGHPTRPEGAWAALLKTAREERSVRRGGRPRTAAGSTGSDRHEMPQTASIVDRVPPRPVTFVGRDDSLDNLLARLAPQDTAFPSSVVTLVSGMGGVGKTTLAVEAAHRARDLGWFTGGTFFVDMRGYSGDGADLGPVNAATLLLRHLGTVEGDIPPDSDDILALWRARADQLAGHGRPLLVVLDNVSSAGQILPLVPARPHHRIVVTSRHILASVPGRHIDLSELSRSSSAQILDQTLRIARPEDSRIADAPEHAERIGDLCGGLPLAVQIVAAILKTEPHRPLVGVVEELADTRSRLDGLAYEDVDTLGNPMAVRAAFDLSYRRLAPADVRAFRLLALAPGADFSMETAGVLLSATPLETRQIVRRLVGAHLLDGQVPDRWMMHDLIRLYAQEKAEEPQHGEEGRESLERILLHLQQSSREADRRIRWRAGFPESERFASSGEAWDWFDAEHRTLMAAVATAYRAGFDRLSVSLAMNMVGCFEQRAHMDWRDIFDTAEKAAGRIADPRLDVEVLGNIGVLYGTAHQPERALSFLSRAIGLIEELGGHPSEASVLNSIAGALMELGNLQEALSTMQLAMAVFRKEGNKQGEGMMHHNIASLFLRNDTPERALEHLERDLAICGEFGDRAGEGGTLNTLGSVYFELRRYEEAAAAFRKGLAVAREFRDLVLEGHCLKNLANTCAELAQFDEAFALYEEALEVQRAQGDRFREGETLINLGLTHHQLNGRAQAVDCFREAIDAFEEAGVQDAAHTAREWLRNALADNPGDTP; via the coding sequence GTGGTCGACCGGTTCGGCGCTGAGCTGCGCAGTCTTTACGAGGCGGCGGGTGAACCAACCCTGAGTCGGCTCGTCCGGCTCGGCCTGGACCAGGTCCCCCCGCTCCGGATCTCGGACTCCACGCTCAGTGCCTGGCTGAACGCGGGGCACGTGCCGGGGCCTGGCACGAAGGAGAGGTACTTCCTCGTGCTCGTCGCGTACTTGAACCGGTTGGCAGCGAAGAGCGGACATCCCACGCGGCCCGAGGGCGCCTGGGCGGCCCTCCTCAAGACTGCTCGCGAGGAACGGAGTGTCCGCCGCGGTGGCAGACCGCGTACGGCGGCCGGCTCGACCGGGAGCGATCGGCACGAAATGCCGCAGACCGCGTCCATCGTGGACCGGGTGCCGCCCCGCCCGGTGACCTTCGTCGGCCGTGACGACTCGCTGGACAACCTGCTCGCCCGGCTCGCGCCTCAGGACACGGCGTTCCCGTCCTCCGTGGTCACCCTCGTGTCCGGCATGGGGGGCGTAGGGAAGACCACGCTGGCCGTCGAGGCAGCCCATCGCGCCAGGGATCTCGGTTGGTTCACCGGCGGGACGTTCTTCGTCGACATGCGCGGCTACAGCGGGGACGGCGCCGACCTCGGGCCCGTAAACGCGGCCACGCTCCTGCTCAGACATCTCGGCACGGTAGAGGGGGACATCCCGCCCGACAGCGACGACATCCTGGCACTGTGGCGGGCCCGGGCGGACCAACTGGCCGGTCACGGGCGACCGCTGCTGGTCGTCCTGGACAACGTCTCGTCCGCAGGTCAGATCCTGCCGCTCGTTCCGGCCCGTCCGCACCACCGGATCGTCGTCACGTCCCGGCACATCCTGGCGTCCGTACCGGGTCGCCACATCGATCTGAGTGAACTGTCCCGGTCGAGCTCGGCACAGATCCTCGACCAGACCCTGCGCATCGCCCGCCCGGAGGACTCCCGGATCGCCGATGCACCCGAGCACGCTGAGCGCATCGGCGACCTCTGTGGTGGATTGCCGCTCGCCGTCCAGATCGTCGCCGCCATTCTGAAGACGGAGCCTCACCGTCCGCTGGTCGGCGTCGTCGAGGAGCTGGCGGACACCCGCAGCCGACTCGATGGTCTCGCCTACGAAGACGTCGACACCCTGGGCAACCCCATGGCCGTACGGGCCGCCTTCGACCTCTCCTACCGACGGCTCGCACCGGCGGATGTCCGCGCCTTCCGGCTGCTCGCCCTGGCACCGGGAGCCGACTTCTCAATGGAGACGGCTGGTGTCCTACTCAGTGCCACTCCCCTTGAGACCCGGCAGATCGTACGTCGGCTCGTGGGGGCCCACCTCCTTGACGGCCAGGTTCCCGACCGCTGGATGATGCACGACCTCATCCGGCTCTATGCGCAGGAGAAGGCGGAGGAGCCGCAGCATGGTGAGGAGGGGAGGGAAAGCCTAGAGCGGATCTTGCTCCATCTACAGCAGAGCTCGCGGGAGGCCGATCGGCGCATCCGATGGAGGGCTGGTTTCCCGGAGAGCGAACGCTTCGCATCAAGCGGCGAGGCGTGGGACTGGTTCGACGCCGAACACCGCACCCTCATGGCGGCCGTCGCCACCGCGTACCGTGCTGGGTTCGACCGGTTGTCCGTGTCCCTGGCCATGAACATGGTCGGCTGTTTCGAGCAGCGGGCCCATATGGACTGGCGCGATATCTTCGATACGGCGGAGAAGGCCGCAGGCAGGATCGCGGATCCGCGACTCGACGTGGAGGTGCTGGGCAACATCGGAGTCCTGTACGGGACTGCCCATCAGCCGGAGCGAGCCCTCTCCTTCCTTTCACGAGCCATCGGACTCATCGAGGAACTCGGCGGACACCCCAGCGAGGCATCCGTGCTCAACTCCATTGCCGGAGCGCTGATGGAGCTGGGGAACTTGCAAGAAGCGCTTTCCACCATGCAGCTGGCCATGGCCGTGTTCCGCAAGGAGGGCAACAAGCAGGGCGAAGGGATGATGCACCACAACATCGCCTCCCTATTCCTCAGGAACGACACCCCGGAGCGTGCCCTGGAGCACCTGGAGCGGGATCTCGCCATCTGCGGTGAGTTCGGCGACCGGGCAGGCGAGGGCGGTACGCTGAACACTCTCGGTTCCGTGTATTTCGAACTGCGCCGGTACGAGGAAGCCGCAGCGGCCTTCCGTAAGGGCCTGGCCGTCGCCCGGGAGTTCCGGGATCTCGTGCTGGAGGGGCACTGCCTAAAGAACCTTGCGAACACGTGCGCCGAACTGGCGCAGTTCGACGAGGCCTTTGCACTGTACGAGGAGGCCCTGGAGGTTCAGCGTGCCCAAGGAGACCGGTTCCGAGAGGGCGAGACCCTGATAAACCTCGGGCTCACCCATCATCAGCTGAACGGGCGCGCGCAGGCGGTGGACTGCTTCCGCGAGGCAATCGACGCCTTTGAGGAGGCGGGCGTCCAGGACGCCGCCCACACGGCTCGCGAGTGGCTTCGCAACGCCCTGGCAGACAACCCCGGCGACACTCCCTGA
- a CDS encoding MarR family transcriptional regulator: MNEEDTLADDQQLWGYPEVAAHLGISVRAARSRKSRGSLPEPDDTSVPDRPRWRPATFQGWQPVGRGFRSDLHGTTQHDSTASG; the protein is encoded by the coding sequence ATGAACGAGGAGGACACGTTGGCCGACGACCAGCAGCTCTGGGGGTACCCGGAGGTCGCCGCTCACCTGGGCATCAGTGTCCGAGCAGCCCGTAGCCGCAAGAGTCGGGGCAGCCTGCCCGAGCCCGACGACACCAGCGTGCCGGACCGGCCGCGATGGAGGCCGGCCACCTTCCAGGGCTGGCAGCCCGTCGGCCGGGGATTCCGCAGCGACCTGCACGGCACCACTCAGCACGACAGCACCGCATCCGGCTGA
- a CDS encoding DUF317 domain-containing protein, producing MNASSTLLPAVVRPAVEERAWLSSDHCAGPVLELLGALGWAIVDTPEANVHCTSPDGRVYVGWLPEDTAAWKRGVVWQVRVIPADATSWVQEFGPDTPSEAVAGFLTALVAALPRTVQ from the coding sequence ATGAACGCCTCCAGCACCCTCCTGCCCGCTGTCGTCCGCCCCGCCGTGGAGGAACGCGCCTGGCTCTCCAGCGACCATTGCGCGGGTCCAGTGCTCGAACTACTCGGCGCACTCGGCTGGGCGATCGTCGACACCCCGGAGGCCAACGTGCACTGCACCAGCCCGGACGGACGCGTCTACGTCGGCTGGCTCCCCGAGGACACCGCCGCCTGGAAGCGCGGCGTCGTCTGGCAAGTCCGGGTCATCCCCGCCGACGCCACGTCCTGGGTCCAGGAGTTCGGTCCCGACACTCCTTCCGAGGCCGTGGCCGGTTTCCTCACCGCGCTCGTCGCGGCCCTTCCTCGTACCGTTCAGTAG
- a CDS encoding DUF317 domain-containing protein, with product MLYDLNDERWREYHVTPRYLAGSTFTGDPALQPLLDVGWKLNHDEMGNVYVNAPEQTIRLGYLPEGEDDALWKITAYSDPFAMPRWLVTFQESTPTEIVAGFTTALAAAYTEGPDSYLYYGNSNLAARDVGTPLAAAGWSHRYGAADISFHSPDGLAEVHLRRTRLDHTAEMTGHQERWLMLAGPPGNQ from the coding sequence GTGCTGTACGACCTGAACGACGAGCGGTGGCGCGAGTACCACGTCACCCCGCGATACCTGGCCGGATCGACCTTCACCGGCGATCCTGCCCTCCAGCCTCTCCTCGACGTGGGCTGGAAGCTGAATCACGACGAGATGGGCAATGTGTACGTCAACGCACCCGAGCAGACCATCCGCCTGGGGTACCTGCCCGAAGGCGAGGACGATGCGCTGTGGAAAATCACGGCGTACTCCGACCCCTTCGCGATGCCCCGCTGGCTGGTCACCTTCCAGGAAAGCACCCCGACCGAGATCGTCGCCGGATTCACCACCGCGCTCGCCGCCGCCTACACCGAGGGCCCCGACTCCTACCTCTACTACGGCAACAGCAACCTGGCGGCGCGCGACGTCGGCACACCGCTGGCGGCAGCTGGCTGGAGCCACCGCTACGGCGCGGCAGACATCTCCTTCCACTCTCCGGACGGCCTGGCCGAGGTCCACCTCCGCCGGACCCGCCTCGACCACACCGCCGAGATGACGGGCCACCAAGAGCGGTGGCTCATGCTGGCCGGACCGCCTGGAAACCAGTGA